A single Triticum dicoccoides isolate Atlit2015 ecotype Zavitan chromosome 2A, WEW_v2.0, whole genome shotgun sequence DNA region contains:
- the LOC119358502 gene encoding uncharacterized protein LOC119358502, whose product MATGREAGEAAPGEEEEQREWADLTPVCLAEAFSWLGLEDLWCGAMACCRSWRAAARSRPALFAALDLRPAFEAVGAALLGAALDPTTRRPGSPPRRRVGRSVRGGGAEGEEGGGGAEQTAEKLQSQASPDDEFENEKFELQKDLFHEVETVDVYSSISCLDLRTLAVLANSTLSSSRLECLLTQSCSKAVSVKLPSSLFDIRSLNYWKDTGSNIYW is encoded by the exons ATGGCGACCGGACgcgaggccggcgaggcggcgccgggggaggaggaggagcagagggaGTGGGCGGATCTGACGCCGGTGTGCCTGGCGGAGGCGTTCTCGTGGCTGGGCCTGGAGGACCTATGGTGCGGCGCCATGGCGTGCTGCCGCTCCTGGCGGGCGGCCGCGCGCTCCCGGCCGGCGCTCTTCGCCGCGCTCGACCTCCGTCCGGCTTTCGAGGCCGTCGGTGCTGCACTTCTGGGCGCCGCGCTCGACCCCACCACGCGCCGGCCAGGTTCGCCGCCTAGGCGACGGGTGGGACGATCCGTCAGAGGAGGGGGCGCGGAGGGAGAGGAAGGTGGAGGTGGCGCAGAGCAAACTGCCGAGAAGCTGCAGAGCCAGGCCTCCCCCGACGACGAGTTCGAGAACGAGAAGTTCGAGCTCCAGAAG GATCTGTTCCAtgaggttgaaactgtggatgtctaCTCTTCCATAAGCTGTCTGGATCTTCGTACTCTTGCTGTGCTGGCAAACTCCACCCTGTCCAGCTCAAG GTTGGAATGTCTATTGACCCAAAGCTGTTCCAAAGCTGTTTCTGTCAAACTTCCCAGCAGTCTCTTTGATATTAGGTCTCTTAATTATTGGAAAGACACTGGTAGTAACATTTATTGGTAG